One stretch of Bradyrhizobium canariense DNA includes these proteins:
- a CDS encoding tripartite tricarboxylate transporter permease, with the protein MIWQSMIDLWHGFGVALQPHNFMWSFVGVLVGNLIGVLPGMGALSAISMLLPLTYTMHPIPAILMLAGIFYGSQYGGAIGAILLNLPCHPPHAVTCLDGYPLTKQGKGGTALGITMIASFFAASIGILVMIFASPLLVSVAFKFEAPEMFSIMLLGLLCGGTMSRGPALKGASMTLVGLLIGIVGTDVNTGTIRFSLGFAELTDKVELVALALGLFGVTEFLRSVNRMEAVGGGVSVRLRDMRPSVAELKQSIFPMLRGTLIGTLFGAMPGTGPTITTFIAYALERKISKTPERFGRGAIEGVASPEAASHSKTQVDFIPTMSLGIPGDAVMALILGGLLIQGIQPGPQLITEHADLFWGLIASFWIGNVLLIVLNIPLIGIWVKLLQVPYRYLYPSALFFIAVGVYSTNNSLFEVSEVLVFGLIGAVFVALDFPVAPILLGYVLGPMVEENFRRAMLVSRGDLTIFVERPISAAFISVCALLILTQIFFALRSGLAERQFGESEHANLPVTEDV; encoded by the coding sequence ATGATCTGGCAATCCATGATCGACCTATGGCACGGATTTGGTGTGGCGCTTCAACCGCACAATTTCATGTGGTCATTTGTCGGTGTCTTAGTTGGCAATCTTATTGGTGTTCTGCCGGGCATGGGAGCGCTCTCCGCCATCTCGATGCTGCTTCCGTTGACTTATACCATGCATCCAATCCCGGCCATTTTGATGCTGGCGGGAATTTTTTACGGTTCTCAATACGGAGGCGCGATCGGCGCGATCTTGCTAAATCTGCCCTGTCACCCGCCTCACGCCGTAACCTGCCTCGACGGCTATCCTTTGACAAAGCAAGGTAAAGGCGGAACGGCGCTCGGGATAACGATGATAGCGTCGTTCTTCGCTGCATCGATCGGCATACTCGTAATGATTTTCGCTTCACCCCTGCTGGTGAGTGTCGCCTTCAAATTCGAGGCGCCGGAAATGTTCTCGATCATGCTCCTGGGCTTGCTGTGCGGCGGCACCATGTCCAGGGGACCCGCGCTTAAAGGAGCGTCGATGACCCTGGTCGGTCTCCTGATCGGCATTGTCGGCACCGACGTCAACACCGGAACCATTCGATTTTCGCTGGGTTTCGCCGAACTGACGGACAAAGTCGAACTGGTTGCACTCGCACTGGGTCTATTTGGCGTAACCGAATTCCTTCGTAGTGTAAATCGAATGGAAGCCGTCGGCGGCGGCGTTTCGGTACGACTGCGAGACATGCGCCCCAGCGTCGCCGAGTTGAAACAATCCATCTTTCCCATGCTACGCGGGACACTGATTGGCACGCTTTTTGGAGCAATGCCGGGTACGGGGCCAACTATCACAACATTTATTGCGTATGCATTGGAACGCAAAATTTCCAAAACCCCGGAACGCTTTGGGCGCGGCGCTATCGAAGGTGTCGCTAGTCCGGAAGCTGCCTCGCACTCAAAAACCCAAGTCGACTTCATTCCAACCATGAGTCTCGGCATTCCCGGAGATGCGGTGATGGCCCTCATACTCGGCGGGTTGCTGATTCAAGGCATACAGCCCGGACCGCAACTGATCACCGAGCATGCCGATCTGTTTTGGGGACTGATTGCGAGCTTCTGGATCGGAAACGTCCTGCTGATCGTGCTGAACATTCCTCTCATTGGAATCTGGGTCAAGCTGCTGCAAGTACCCTACCGTTACCTATATCCTTCAGCTTTATTTTTCATAGCGGTCGGAGTGTACAGCACGAACAATAGCCTATTCGAGGTCAGTGAGGTGCTGGTGTTTGGCTTGATAGGAGCCGTCTTCGTCGCTCTGGATTTTCCGGTGGCACCGATACTTCTTGGCTATGTCCTTGGACCGATGGTCGAAGAAAATTTTCGTCGCGCAATGTTGGTCTCACGAGGCGACCTGACGATCTTCGTTGAGCGGCCGATCAGTGCTGCCTTTATCTCTGTGTGTGCCTTGCTGATCCTGACGCAGATCTTTTTCGCCCTGCGCTCAGGTTTGGCGGAACGGCAATTTGGAGAATCGGAGCACGCAAACCTGCCAGTTACAGAGGATGTTTGA
- a CDS encoding TetR/AcrR family transcriptional regulator — translation MTYEVTSIVEDAALVEKRRKQIVDAATTLFSSQGFFRTTIKEIAKLAGISSGLIYQYVTDKEDVLLLVLLEVVDAYARELPAAIESATDPLDRCVAAIVAYCRVVDAHRAATVLAYRSTKSLSEDRRVRIQRRELETNQIIAGVITECVRKGYFRRVNVNVLTYQIVMTAHAWALKSWYFKTILTLDDYIEHSLDILLKGVLAPSAEKKWQSISKDMASPPSNPSR, via the coding sequence ATGACCTATGAAGTGACCAGCATCGTTGAAGATGCTGCCCTCGTCGAGAAGCGGCGGAAGCAGATCGTGGATGCCGCGACCACACTGTTTTCTTCGCAGGGGTTCTTCCGGACCACCATCAAGGAGATCGCCAAGCTCGCCGGCATCAGCTCCGGCCTCATCTATCAATATGTGACCGACAAGGAAGACGTTCTTCTCCTGGTCCTTCTCGAAGTGGTGGATGCCTATGCTAGGGAGCTTCCGGCCGCCATTGAATCTGCCACCGATCCTCTTGATCGATGTGTCGCTGCTATCGTGGCCTATTGCCGGGTCGTAGATGCGCATCGCGCAGCAACCGTCCTCGCCTATCGATCGACCAAGTCATTATCCGAAGACCGGCGCGTGAGGATCCAACGGCGCGAGCTGGAGACCAACCAGATCATCGCCGGTGTAATCACCGAATGTGTCCGCAAGGGATATTTCAGGCGCGTGAACGTCAACGTGTTGACGTACCAGATCGTCATGACGGCCCACGCATGGGCCCTGAAGAGTTGGTATTTCAAAACGATCCTCACGCTAGACGATTATATCGAACACAGCCTGGACATTCTGCTGAAAGGCGTCCTTGCGCCCTCTGCAGAGAAAAAATGGCAATCCATTTCGAAGGACATGGCATCGCCACCGTCAAACCCGAGCCGCTAA
- a CDS encoding AMP-binding protein, giving the protein MSEMKEQTMSDSRLDIRELTIGNILRRQAEHYGSKIFLTELNTGRTFTYSEINTQVNRISNGIRDLGVTHGTHVALLMLNSAENLSCFFALGKLGAVSVPINTAARGASLRYFLDQSDSEFVIVDAELLPRLVEVLDGAPKIRHVIIASAGELNSNAIEPSGHRQVAYLDRIITTSRKEDPNAQVVCSDLLLLSYTSGTTGPSKGCMVSHAAALSYGTGYIEVHGYRDTDVFYVCLPLFHNNALLAATGSALLVGGSIALAQRFSVSRFWDDVCRSGATITNFLGSISSFMWNQPALPTDRDNSLRLVSMAPTPKFAGAFEQRFGLSVMNNYGLSDFGMATAFTENSPREKLGSIGKARRGIQVRIVDDQDFEVSNGTTGEIALRAEEPWRAATGYYKMPEATAKATRNLWFHTGDRGYRDDDGYFYFVDRKKDSIRRRGENISSFEVEQTIIAHDAVTEAAAFPVKMESSDEEVGAAIVLKPGHSVSEREIIEHCQKNMAYFMVPRFIQFRLELPMTQNGKVEKYKLQEDAETFIASFWDREKAGIQLTR; this is encoded by the coding sequence ATGTCCGAGATGAAAGAGCAGACAATGTCCGATAGTCGCCTTGATATTCGCGAACTCACGATTGGGAATATACTACGACGTCAGGCCGAGCATTACGGAAGCAAAATATTTCTGACGGAATTGAATACCGGCCGCACCTTTACGTATTCTGAAATCAATACCCAAGTGAATCGAATTTCAAACGGAATAAGAGATCTAGGCGTTACTCACGGAACGCATGTCGCGCTTCTTATGCTTAATTCGGCAGAAAATCTCTCGTGCTTCTTTGCCCTAGGAAAATTGGGCGCGGTGTCGGTCCCTATCAATACCGCGGCGCGGGGCGCAAGCCTGCGCTATTTCCTTGATCAGTCTGACTCGGAATTTGTAATAGTCGATGCAGAATTGTTACCTCGACTGGTCGAGGTGCTGGACGGCGCGCCGAAGATTCGACACGTGATTATAGCGTCTGCTGGCGAGCTGAATTCAAATGCCATTGAGCCCTCAGGCCACCGGCAAGTCGCATACCTCGATCGAATTATTACGACAAGCCGCAAGGAGGATCCGAACGCCCAGGTCGTCTGCTCAGACCTGCTGCTTCTTTCCTATACATCTGGCACAACAGGCCCTTCGAAGGGCTGCATGGTATCGCACGCCGCCGCCTTGAGCTATGGGACCGGTTATATCGAAGTTCATGGCTATCGAGACACGGACGTTTTCTATGTCTGCCTCCCCCTCTTTCACAACAATGCTCTGCTGGCGGCCACGGGATCCGCATTGCTGGTAGGCGGTTCTATCGCGCTTGCACAACGTTTTTCCGTATCCAGGTTCTGGGACGATGTTTGCCGGTCCGGCGCAACCATCACGAATTTTTTAGGGTCCATATCCAGTTTCATGTGGAATCAGCCCGCCTTACCCACTGATCGCGACAATTCACTTCGCCTCGTCAGCATGGCTCCAACGCCGAAATTCGCGGGGGCTTTTGAACAGCGTTTCGGGCTTTCCGTCATGAATAATTATGGGCTCTCGGACTTCGGAATGGCCACTGCGTTCACCGAGAATTCACCGAGGGAAAAGCTTGGCTCGATCGGAAAAGCGCGCCGCGGCATTCAAGTCAGGATTGTCGATGATCAAGACTTCGAGGTATCCAACGGGACAACCGGCGAAATTGCCCTACGCGCTGAAGAGCCTTGGCGAGCAGCAACCGGTTATTACAAAATGCCTGAGGCCACGGCCAAAGCGACCCGCAATCTTTGGTTCCACACCGGAGATCGCGGGTATAGAGACGATGATGGATATTTTTATTTTGTGGACCGAAAGAAAGATTCGATCCGCCGAAGAGGCGAAAATATTTCGTCGTTCGAAGTTGAGCAAACGATCATTGCGCATGATGCCGTAACCGAGGCCGCGGCATTTCCAGTCAAAATGGAATCCAGTGATGAGGAAGTGGGAGCTGCTATCGTACTTAAGCCAGGACACTCCGTCTCGGAACGAGAGATCATAGAGCATTGTCAAAAGAACATGGCCTATTTCATGGTGCCACGCTTTATCCAGTTTCGGTTGGAGCTACCCATGACTCAAAACGGTAAGGTCGAAAAATATAAACTGCAGGAGGATGCTGAAACTTTTATCGCCTCATTCTGGGATCGTGAAAAAGCTGGAATTCAACTAACCCGCTAA
- a CDS encoding thiolase family protein has product MKSMRNVAIIGTSAIPVGRHQSRDDAVLHNLEHEIMARLIVDAVRDAGVEKSDIQSMIFTLPRPYTQQKYLHTLLAGYLKMSCTGTVMEVAGNGMTAALAFDQAANEILLGRANVSLALGINMESAVSASAHMMSSMRTTGDVDFQTPAGFTPISWYAMDAMRYMYEYGVAREQLAAVAVKNRYHASLNPLAQYRKEITVADVLAQRPIVEPLGLYDVPSRGDGAACLVLASEDVAKSLGRPYALVRGRGFYHQGVHQISDVPNDMISFEAAQRASAVAYEEARITPKDLDLAELYAPCTIVEVLVTEAIGLAARGQGARAAASGETTLGGRIPVSTSGGLTSRGHPAYVTSLYNYIELADQLRGRAGQRQVSNARLGLTIGELGNYNAALVHVLEGVR; this is encoded by the coding sequence ATGAAATCCATGCGCAACGTCGCAATAATTGGAACCAGTGCGATTCCCGTGGGAAGGCATCAATCGCGAGATGACGCTGTTCTGCATAATTTGGAACACGAGATAATGGCCCGGCTCATTGTCGATGCTGTTCGTGATGCCGGTGTCGAGAAGAGCGATATTCAAAGCATGATATTCACGCTGCCCCGCCCATACACGCAACAAAAGTACTTGCATACGCTTCTCGCCGGCTACCTGAAGATGTCGTGCACAGGGACAGTGATGGAGGTTGCCGGCAACGGCATGACCGCGGCGCTCGCCTTTGATCAAGCGGCCAATGAAATTCTGCTAGGCCGAGCTAACGTCTCCCTGGCGTTGGGCATCAACATGGAAAGCGCTGTGAGCGCGTCCGCTCACATGATGAGCAGTATGCGTACGACGGGCGATGTGGACTTTCAAACTCCGGCCGGTTTTACGCCGATCTCCTGGTACGCCATGGATGCGATGCGTTACATGTATGAGTATGGCGTAGCGCGCGAGCAACTGGCTGCTGTCGCTGTAAAAAACCGGTATCACGCCTCCCTGAATCCCCTGGCCCAGTATCGCAAGGAAATTACCGTCGCTGATGTTCTGGCGCAGCGCCCGATAGTAGAACCCCTGGGCCTCTATGACGTCCCGTCCCGCGGAGACGGTGCGGCCTGTCTCGTCCTGGCGTCGGAAGATGTGGCCAAGAGCTTGGGGCGGCCATATGCGCTCGTCCGAGGCCGCGGGTTTTATCATCAAGGCGTTCATCAGATCAGCGATGTGCCGAATGACATGATCTCCTTTGAAGCCGCGCAACGAGCGTCAGCCGTAGCATATGAAGAAGCCCGAATAACCCCGAAAGATCTCGACCTGGCGGAGCTCTACGCACCGTGTACGATCGTCGAGGTGCTCGTTACCGAAGCGATTGGCTTGGCTGCTAGAGGTCAGGGAGCCCGCGCGGCGGCATCAGGGGAAACGACGCTCGGAGGCAGGATCCCCGTCTCGACCTCAGGAGGTCTAACCTCTCGCGGTCATCCAGCCTATGTAACGTCTCTCTACAACTACATTGAACTTGCAGATCAGTTACGCGGAAGAGCTGGTCAGAGACAGGTTTCGAACGCGCGCTTGGGGCTGACGATAGGTGAGCTCGGCAACTACAATGCCGCACTCGTTCATGTTTTGGAAGGCGTGAGATGA
- a CDS encoding Zn-ribbon domain-containing OB-fold protein: MSLKTIGLPYKRSYPARVTEFTAPFWGALAKGVLTSTRCEDCGHVTFPPKPMCPNCWSSRIQWKNLQATGTLYSWTRVHAAPEVFAKESPYALGIVDLVERIRLACRLVPRDGVDFQPGIPVEIVVLEYSDGPMFAARPLAQGD, encoded by the coding sequence ATGAGTCTAAAAACGATCGGCCTTCCTTATAAGAGGTCATATCCCGCCAGGGTAACCGAATTCACTGCTCCATTCTGGGGCGCGCTTGCGAAAGGAGTGTTGACCAGCACCAGGTGTGAAGATTGCGGACACGTGACCTTTCCTCCGAAGCCAATGTGCCCCAATTGTTGGTCGTCCAGGATTCAATGGAAGAATTTACAGGCAACGGGCACGCTCTATTCCTGGACGCGCGTTCATGCAGCACCGGAAGTGTTCGCAAAGGAAAGCCCCTACGCGCTGGGAATCGTCGATCTGGTAGAGCGCATTCGGCTGGCGTGCCGCCTGGTCCCCCGAGACGGCGTTGATTTCCAACCAGGCATTCCGGTCGAAATCGTTGTGCTTGAATATTCTGATGGCCCGATGTTCGCCGCCCGGCCGCTCGCTCAGGGCGATTGA
- a CDS encoding Bug family tripartite tricarboxylate transporter substrate binding protein, with protein MKLRSSLLAILLGGLFLAGSSPVMAEDFPTHPITIVVPYAAGGGTDLLMRVLQEPLRQFLGQPIIVENKSGAAGAIAAREVAHAAPDGYTLLVANNGIAVVPLLQTDAGYDFLKDFAALTVVARTPMVVIANGKLPIKTLPDLIEYGKQEKKGLQYGSAGVGSLGHLSAELFASMSGIKLEHLPYRGQNPTMMAVVSGEAPIAFTSSSDAMLGFAKSDKLKILGVGSSEPSPLLPGVPPISTSLPGYSAEVWQGVVAPAGTAAVIIAKLNDAFAKALALPGVQQKFVSLTYSAASTTPAQFSKEIADEYARWSTIIRERNIRVE; from the coding sequence ATGAAATTGCGTTCCTCGCTTCTCGCGATCCTGCTAGGTGGACTCTTTCTGGCAGGAAGCTCTCCTGTCATGGCCGAGGACTTTCCCACCCACCCGATAACAATTGTTGTTCCCTACGCCGCGGGAGGAGGAACAGATCTTCTCATGAGGGTTCTGCAGGAGCCGCTTCGTCAATTTCTGGGGCAGCCAATCATCGTTGAAAACAAGTCGGGCGCGGCAGGGGCCATTGCAGCCCGCGAAGTCGCGCATGCTGCCCCGGACGGCTACACCTTGCTGGTCGCCAACAATGGGATCGCTGTTGTTCCATTGCTGCAAACGGACGCCGGTTATGACTTCCTGAAGGATTTTGCCGCCCTCACCGTGGTGGCGAGAACGCCGATGGTCGTTATTGCCAATGGAAAACTGCCGATCAAAACTCTGCCGGATCTGATTGAATACGGAAAGCAGGAAAAAAAGGGATTGCAGTATGGGTCTGCCGGCGTCGGCTCGCTAGGCCACCTGTCTGCCGAGCTGTTCGCGAGCATGTCGGGGATCAAGCTGGAGCATCTTCCCTATCGCGGTCAAAATCCTACGATGATGGCGGTTGTTAGCGGTGAAGCTCCGATTGCCTTCACAAGCTCATCTGATGCCATGCTCGGATTCGCGAAATCTGATAAATTGAAAATTCTAGGGGTTGGATCGAGCGAGCCTTCACCTTTGCTTCCTGGTGTACCTCCAATTTCGACTTCGCTGCCAGGCTATTCGGCGGAGGTATGGCAGGGAGTTGTCGCTCCCGCTGGAACCGCGGCCGTAATTATTGCAAAGCTCAATGATGCTTTCGCCAAAGCGTTGGCACTGCCCGGCGTTCAGCAAAAATTCGTTAGCCTGACGTACTCCGCTGCCTCCACGACCCCTGCCCAGTTCTCCAAGGAGATTGCGGACGAATACGCTCGGTGGAGCACCATCATTCGTGAACGTAACATCCGGGTGGAATGA
- a CDS encoding tripartite tricarboxylate transporter TctB family protein: MYSFLNKYNKDYYGGGLMMLIGLAAAIQGRTYNVGTMSKMGSGFFPVALGVLLILAGAMIALTAKAAVPADIKTQVAPEWRGWLCITLGIIAFVVLGRYGGLLPATFAIVFISAMGDRQNTIGQALSLSLVMTAVAVAVFWWALQLQFALFRWG; encoded by the coding sequence ATGTACAGCTTCCTCAACAAATACAACAAAGACTACTACGGCGGGGGCTTGATGATGCTCATCGGTCTTGCCGCGGCGATACAGGGCAGGACCTACAACGTGGGTACCATGAGCAAGATGGGCTCAGGCTTTTTTCCCGTTGCGCTCGGTGTACTTCTAATCCTCGCAGGCGCGATGATCGCGCTCACGGCAAAAGCTGCCGTACCTGCCGATATTAAAACGCAGGTTGCGCCGGAATGGCGCGGCTGGCTCTGCATAACCCTTGGCATCATCGCCTTCGTTGTCTTGGGACGATACGGTGGTTTGTTACCAGCTACTTTTGCAATCGTGTTTATTTCGGCGATGGGTGATCGCCAGAACACGATCGGGCAAGCACTGAGCCTGTCTCTGGTGATGACCGCTGTCGCCGTAGCGGTCTTCTGGTGGGCGCTCCAACTGCAATTTGCTTTGTTTCGTTGGGGTTGA
- a CDS encoding IS1182 family transposase has product MMGRREAGQGQFFYSFDLNEVVPVDHLVRQIDGLLDLSWVHKELAPYYSHTGRPSIDPMLMMRMLLVGYVFAIRSERRICAEIQVNLAYRWFCKLGIEDKIPDHSVFCRARRERFRESDALRRVFEGVVAMSIAAGLVGGEAFSIDASLIKADVDKKKRTPGDQPIAWPKAEEASHAVREYLVALDAARGDEDRGGDGGGSGEGGYRRKPPKEISLTDPQATWVARPGLDPFFAYDANYLIDNKVGIIVDAMGTRANRTVEIAVTQTMVDRVERRFDLRPRRLAGDTVYGAVRLLKWLVDRNITPHVPVWDKSTRPDGTFSRADFVFDQERNIYVCPGGAELTSTGNIDQGHIVYYRASKSDCSRCSLKPKCTTAIVRKITRDLNEDVRDRVRALANTEAFQQSRRERKKVEMRFAHMKRILRLDRFRLRGLSGVRDEVLLTATAQNLRRLAKLLCHAPPPLGTACLA; this is encoded by the coding sequence ATGATGGGGCGGCGGGAAGCTGGGCAAGGACAGTTTTTCTATTCGTTCGATCTCAACGAGGTGGTTCCAGTCGATCATCTCGTCCGGCAGATCGACGGGTTGCTCGATCTGAGTTGGGTGCACAAGGAGTTGGCACCTTACTACTCGCACACGGGACGACCCTCGATCGACCCGATGCTAATGATGCGGATGCTCCTCGTCGGCTATGTGTTTGCGATCCGCTCCGAGCGACGGATTTGCGCTGAGATTCAGGTGAACCTTGCCTATCGCTGGTTCTGCAAGCTCGGTATCGAAGACAAGATTCCCGATCACTCTGTATTCTGCCGTGCGCGGCGCGAACGCTTTCGAGAGAGCGACGCCCTACGCCGGGTATTCGAGGGTGTGGTGGCGATGAGCATTGCGGCCGGGCTAGTTGGAGGCGAAGCGTTCTCGATCGATGCAAGCCTGATCAAGGCAGATGTGGACAAGAAGAAGCGGACACCTGGCGACCAGCCAATTGCATGGCCAAAGGCAGAGGAGGCATCCCATGCGGTTCGCGAGTATCTCGTAGCCCTCGATGCCGCTCGCGGCGACGAGGATCGTGGTGGAGACGGTGGCGGTTCGGGCGAAGGCGGCTATCGACGCAAACCTCCCAAAGAAATCTCGCTCACCGATCCACAAGCCACATGGGTTGCGAGGCCGGGCCTGGACCCATTCTTTGCCTATGATGCGAACTACCTGATCGACAACAAGGTCGGGATCATCGTCGATGCCATGGGCACTCGGGCGAACCGAACCGTAGAAATTGCCGTCACCCAGACCATGGTGGACCGCGTTGAGCGCCGCTTCGATCTGCGGCCCCGAAGGCTCGCGGGCGACACGGTCTATGGTGCGGTCAGGCTGCTCAAATGGCTGGTGGATCGCAACATCACGCCGCACGTACCGGTGTGGGACAAGTCGACGCGCCCCGATGGCACCTTCAGCCGTGCTGACTTCGTCTTCGATCAGGAGCGCAACATCTATGTTTGCCCAGGCGGTGCGGAACTGACCAGCACAGGCAATATCGATCAAGGCCACATCGTTTACTACAGGGCCAGCAAGAGCGACTGCTCGCGCTGTTCATTGAAGCCGAAGTGCACGACGGCGATCGTGCGCAAAATTACCCGCGACCTCAACGAGGATGTGCGGGATCGTGTCCGTGCGTTGGCCAATACGGAAGCCTTCCAGCAGTCGCGCCGCGAGCGCAAGAAGGTCGAGATGCGATTTGCGCACATGAAACGGATTCTCAGGCTCGACCGGTTTCGGCTGCGGGGCTTGAGCGGCGTCAGGGACGAAGTGCTGCTTACAGCTACCGCGCAGAACCTGAGGCGGCTCGCCAAGCTTCTCTGCCATGCCCCGCCACCTCTGGGAACTGCTTGCCTCGCATAG
- a CDS encoding nitroreductase, which translates to MLSQAIAVPPIDNAETVTLERLLTERHSCRAFRGEPVARPAIERILSLAQRSGSWCNAQPWQVIVTMGAETDRFRSLLSQHVLGDVKLPDIPFPREYRGAYLERRRECGFQLYESVGIARGDREASGRQALENFRLFGAPHVAIVTTEEALGTYGAVDCGAFVANFTLAARSLGVATIAQAAIAAYSPFVREFFSIPADRQVVCGISFGYEDQQHGANNFRTSRASLSEVVTWFGP; encoded by the coding sequence ATGCTGTCCCAGGCAATCGCCGTGCCCCCAATCGACAACGCCGAGACCGTGACCCTCGAGCGACTGCTGACCGAGCGACATAGCTGTCGGGCTTTTCGAGGCGAACCGGTCGCCCGGCCGGCGATCGAAAGGATTCTTTCGTTGGCGCAGCGCTCCGGATCCTGGTGCAATGCGCAGCCTTGGCAGGTCATCGTTACCATGGGCGCAGAGACCGACCGCTTTCGCTCGCTTCTCAGCCAACATGTCCTTGGCGACGTCAAGCTGCCGGATATTCCCTTTCCACGCGAATATCGCGGCGCTTACCTTGAACGGCGCCGTGAGTGCGGTTTCCAACTATACGAAAGCGTCGGCATTGCACGTGGCGATCGCGAAGCCTCAGGCCGCCAAGCTCTGGAGAATTTTCGCCTTTTCGGCGCACCCCACGTCGCCATCGTCACGACTGAGGAGGCGCTTGGAACCTACGGAGCTGTCGATTGCGGGGCCTTCGTTGCGAATTTTACGCTCGCGGCGCGAAGTCTCGGCGTTGCAACGATCGCCCAGGCAGCGATTGCCGCCTATTCACCGTTTGTCCGGGAATTCTTCTCCATACCCGCAGACCGTCAGGTCGTCTGCGGCATCTCGTTTGGGTATGAGGATCAGCAACACGGGGCAAACAATTTCCGAACCAGTCGAGCATCCCTCTCTGAGGTCGTGACGTGGTTTGGACCTTGA